One segment of Macaca fascicularis isolate 582-1 chromosome 2, T2T-MFA8v1.1 DNA contains the following:
- the SLC26A6 gene encoding solute carrier family 26 member 6 isoform X17: protein MGLADASGPRDTQALLSATQAVELRRRDYHMERPLLNQEHLEELGRWGSAPRTRQWRTWLQCSHARARALLLQHLPVLVWLPRYPVRDWLLGDLLSGMSVAIMQLPQGLAYALLAGLPPVFGLYSSFYPVFIYFLFGTSRHISVGTFAVMSVMVGSVTESLAPQTLNDSTINETTRDAERVRVASTLSVLVGLFQLIGATGISYGMGLKHIFGVDVVGNISAGLVPPVAPNTQLFSKLVGSAFTIAVVGFAIAISLGKIFALRHGYRVDSNQELVALGLSNLIGGIFQCFPVSCSMSRSLVQESTGGNSQVAGAISSLFILLIIVKLGELFRDLPKAVLAAIIIVNLKGMLRQLSDVCSFWKANQADLLIWLVTFAATILLNLDLGLMVSVVFSLLLVVVRTQMPHYSILGQVPDTDIYRDVAEYSEAKEVPGVKVFRSSATVYFANADFYSDALKQRCGVDVDFLISQKKKLLKKREQLKLKQLQKEKKLQKQAASSKGASVSINVNTSLEDMRSNNVEDCKQVSPGDKMEDATANGQEDSKAPDGSTLKALGLPQPDFHSLILDLGALSFVDTVCLKSLKNIFHDFRDIEVEVYMAACHSPVVSQLEAGHFFDASITKKHLFASVHDAVTFALQHPRPVPDSPVSVTRL, encoded by the exons ATGGGGCTGGCGGATGCGTCGGG ACCGAGGGACACGCAGGCACTGCTGTCTGCAACACAAGCAGTGGAGCTGCGGAGGCGAGACTACCACATGGAACGGCCGCTGCTGAACCAGGAGCATTTGGAGGAGCTGGGGCGCTGGGGCTCAGCACCTAGGACCCGCCAGTGGCGGACCTGGTTGCA GTGCTCCCATGCTCGGGCCCGTGCCCTTCTGCTCCAACACCTCCCGGTTTTGGTCTGGTTACCCCGGTATCCTGTGCGTGACTGGCTCCTAGGTGACCTTTTATCTGGCATGAGTGTGGCCATCATGCAGCTTCCACAGG GCTTGGCCTATGCCCTCCTGGCTGGATTGCCCCCCGTGTTCGGCCTCTATAGCTCCTTCTACCCCGTCTTCATCTACTTCCTGTTTGGCACTTCCCGGCACATCTCCGTGG GGACCTTTGCTGTCATGTCTGTGATGGTGGGCAGTGTGACAGAATCCCTGGCCCCGCAGACCTTGAACGACTCCACTATCAATGAGACAACCAGAGACGCTGAGCGGGTGCGGGTGGCTTCCACACTCAGTGTCCTGGTCGGCCTCTTCCAG CTCATCGGGGCCACAGGCATCTCCTATGGCATGGGTCTGAAGCACATATTTGGGGTAGATGTCGTGGGCAACATCTCTGCAGG GCTAGTGCCCCCAGTGGCCCCCAACACCCAGCTGTTCTCAAAGCTCGTGGGCAGCGCCTTCACCATCGCTGTGGTTGGGTTCGCCATTGCCATCTCGCTGGGGAAGATCTTCGCCCTGAGGCATGGCTACCGGGTGGACAGCAACCAG GAGCTGGTGGCCCTGGGCCTCAGTAACCTCATTGGAGGCATCTTCCAGTGCTTCCCCGTGAGTTGCTCTATGTCTCGGAGCCTGGTACAGGAGAGCACCGGGGGCAACTCGCAG GTTGCTGGAGCCATCTCTTCCCTTTTCATCCTCCTCATCATTGTCAAACTTGGGGAACTCTTCCGTGACCTGCCCAAG GCGGTCCTGGCGGCCATCATCATTGTGAACTTGAAGGGCATGCTGCGGCAGCTCAGCGACGTGTGCTCCTTCTGGAAAGCCAATCAGGCAGATCTG CTCATCTGGCTGGTGACCTTCGCAGCCACCATCCTGCTGAACCTGGACCTTGGCCTGATGGTTTCGGTCGTCTTCTCCCTACTGCTTGTGGTGGTCCGGACACAGAT GCCCCACTACTCTATCCTGGGGCAGGTGCCAGACACGGATATTTACAGAGATGTGGCAGAGTACTCAGAG GCCAAGGAAGTCCCGGGAGTGAAGGTCTTCCGCTCCTCGGCCACCGTGTACTTTGCCAACGCTGACTTCTACAGTGATGCGCTGAAGCAGAGG TGCGGTGTGGATGTCGACTTCCTCATCTCCCAGAAGAAGAAACTGCTCAAGAAGCGGGAGCAGCTGAAGCTGAAGCAACTgcagaaagagaagaagcttCAGAAACAG GCTGCCTCCTCCAAGGGCGCTTCAGTTTCCATTAACGTCAACACCAGCCTTGAAGACATGAGGAGCAACAACGTTGAGGACTGCAAG CAGGTGAGCCCAGGAGATAAGATGGAAGATGCAACAGCCAATGGTCAAGAAGACTCCAAGGCCCCAGATGGGTCCACACTGAAGGCCCTGGGCCTGCCTCAGCCAGACTTCCACAGCCTCATCCTGGACCTGGGTGCCCTCTCCTTCGTGGACACTGTGTGCCTCAAGAGCCTGAAGAAT ATTTTCCACGACTTCCGGGATATCGAGGTAGAGGTGTACATGGCGGCCTGCCACA GCCCTGTGGTCAGCCAGCTTGAGGCCGGGCACTTCTTCGATGCATCCATCACCAAGAAGCATCTCTTTGCTTC
- the SLC26A6 gene encoding solute carrier family 26 member 6 isoform X30, whose translation MPIPGELLMLIGATGISYGMGLKHIFGVDVVGNISAGLVPPVAPNTQLFSKLVGSAFTIAVVGFAIAISLGKIFALRHGYRVDSNQELVALGLSNLIGGIFQCFPVSCSMSRSLVQESTGGNSQVAGAISSLFILLIIVKLGELFRDLPKAVLAAIIIVNLKGMLRQLSDVCSFWKANQADLLIWLVTFAATILLNLDLGLMVSVVFSLLLVVVRTQMPHYSILGQVPDTDIYRDVAEYSEAKEVPGVKVFRSSATVYFANADFYSDALKQRCGVDVDFLISQKKKLLKKREQLKLKQLQKEKKLQKQAASSKGASVSINVNTSLEDMRSNNVEDCKVMVSPGDKMEDATANGQEDSKAPDGSTLKALGLPQPDFHSLILDLGALSFVDTVCLKSLKNIFHDFRDIEVEVYMAACHSPVVSQLEAGHFFDASITKKHLFASVHDAVTFALQHPRPVPDSPVSVTRL comes from the exons ATGCCGATACCCGGGGAGCTGCTCATG CTCATCGGGGCCACAGGCATCTCCTATGGCATGGGTCTGAAGCACATATTTGGGGTAGATGTCGTGGGCAACATCTCTGCAGG GCTAGTGCCCCCAGTGGCCCCCAACACCCAGCTGTTCTCAAAGCTCGTGGGCAGCGCCTTCACCATCGCTGTGGTTGGGTTCGCCATTGCCATCTCGCTGGGGAAGATCTTCGCCCTGAGGCATGGCTACCGGGTGGACAGCAACCAG GAGCTGGTGGCCCTGGGCCTCAGTAACCTCATTGGAGGCATCTTCCAGTGCTTCCCCGTGAGTTGCTCTATGTCTCGGAGCCTGGTACAGGAGAGCACCGGGGGCAACTCGCAG GTTGCTGGAGCCATCTCTTCCCTTTTCATCCTCCTCATCATTGTCAAACTTGGGGAACTCTTCCGTGACCTGCCCAAG GCGGTCCTGGCGGCCATCATCATTGTGAACTTGAAGGGCATGCTGCGGCAGCTCAGCGACGTGTGCTCCTTCTGGAAAGCCAATCAGGCAGATCTG CTCATCTGGCTGGTGACCTTCGCAGCCACCATCCTGCTGAACCTGGACCTTGGCCTGATGGTTTCGGTCGTCTTCTCCCTACTGCTTGTGGTGGTCCGGACACAGAT GCCCCACTACTCTATCCTGGGGCAGGTGCCAGACACGGATATTTACAGAGATGTGGCAGAGTACTCAGAG GCCAAGGAAGTCCCGGGAGTGAAGGTCTTCCGCTCCTCGGCCACCGTGTACTTTGCCAACGCTGACTTCTACAGTGATGCGCTGAAGCAGAGG TGCGGTGTGGATGTCGACTTCCTCATCTCCCAGAAGAAGAAACTGCTCAAGAAGCGGGAGCAGCTGAAGCTGAAGCAACTgcagaaagagaagaagcttCAGAAACAG GCTGCCTCCTCCAAGGGCGCTTCAGTTTCCATTAACGTCAACACCAGCCTTGAAGACATGAGGAGCAACAACGTTGAGGACTGCAAGGTGATG GTGAGCCCAGGAGATAAGATGGAAGATGCAACAGCCAATGGTCAAGAAGACTCCAAGGCCCCAGATGGGTCCACACTGAAGGCCCTGGGCCTGCCTCAGCCAGACTTCCACAGCCTCATCCTGGACCTGGGTGCCCTCTCCTTCGTGGACACTGTGTGCCTCAAGAGCCTGAAGAAT ATTTTCCACGACTTCCGGGATATCGAGGTAGAGGTGTACATGGCGGCCTGCCACA GCCCTGTGGTCAGCCAGCTTGAGGCCGGGCACTTCTTCGATGCATCCATCACCAAGAAGCATCTCTTTGCTTC
- the SLC26A6 gene encoding solute carrier family 26 member 6 isoform X33, with product MCRRHPSVWKRQQRVGEEQELVALGLSNLIGGIFQCFPVSCSMSRSLVQESTGGNSQVAGAISSLFILLIIVKLGELFRDLPKAVLAAIIIVNLKGMLRQLSDVCSFWKANQADLLIWLVTFAATILLNLDLGLMVSVVFSLLLVVVRTQMPHYSILGQVPDTDIYRDVAEYSEAKEVPGVKVFRSSATVYFANADFYSDALKQRCGVDVDFLISQKKKLLKKREQLKLKQLQKEKKLQKQAASSKGASVSINVNTSLEDMRSNNVEDCKVMQVSPGDKMEDATANGQEDSKAPDGSTLKALGLPQPDFHSLILDLGALSFVDTVCLKSLKNIFHDFRDIEVEVYMAACHSPVVSQLEAGHFFDASITKKHLFASVHDAVTFALQHPRPVPDSPVSVTRL from the exons ATGTGTAGGAGGCATCCAAGTGTATGGAAGCGCCAGCAACGGGTGGGGGAGGAACAG GAGCTGGTGGCCCTGGGCCTCAGTAACCTCATTGGAGGCATCTTCCAGTGCTTCCCCGTGAGTTGCTCTATGTCTCGGAGCCTGGTACAGGAGAGCACCGGGGGCAACTCGCAG GTTGCTGGAGCCATCTCTTCCCTTTTCATCCTCCTCATCATTGTCAAACTTGGGGAACTCTTCCGTGACCTGCCCAAG GCGGTCCTGGCGGCCATCATCATTGTGAACTTGAAGGGCATGCTGCGGCAGCTCAGCGACGTGTGCTCCTTCTGGAAAGCCAATCAGGCAGATCTG CTCATCTGGCTGGTGACCTTCGCAGCCACCATCCTGCTGAACCTGGACCTTGGCCTGATGGTTTCGGTCGTCTTCTCCCTACTGCTTGTGGTGGTCCGGACACAGAT GCCCCACTACTCTATCCTGGGGCAGGTGCCAGACACGGATATTTACAGAGATGTGGCAGAGTACTCAGAG GCCAAGGAAGTCCCGGGAGTGAAGGTCTTCCGCTCCTCGGCCACCGTGTACTTTGCCAACGCTGACTTCTACAGTGATGCGCTGAAGCAGAGG TGCGGTGTGGATGTCGACTTCCTCATCTCCCAGAAGAAGAAACTGCTCAAGAAGCGGGAGCAGCTGAAGCTGAAGCAACTgcagaaagagaagaagcttCAGAAACAG GCTGCCTCCTCCAAGGGCGCTTCAGTTTCCATTAACGTCAACACCAGCCTTGAAGACATGAGGAGCAACAACGTTGAGGACTGCAAGGTGATG CAGGTGAGCCCAGGAGATAAGATGGAAGATGCAACAGCCAATGGTCAAGAAGACTCCAAGGCCCCAGATGGGTCCACACTGAAGGCCCTGGGCCTGCCTCAGCCAGACTTCCACAGCCTCATCCTGGACCTGGGTGCCCTCTCCTTCGTGGACACTGTGTGCCTCAAGAGCCTGAAGAAT ATTTTCCACGACTTCCGGGATATCGAGGTAGAGGTGTACATGGCGGCCTGCCACA GCCCTGTGGTCAGCCAGCTTGAGGCCGGGCACTTCTTCGATGCATCCATCACCAAGAAGCATCTCTTTGCTTC
- the SLC26A6 gene encoding solute carrier family 26 member 6 isoform X3, whose protein sequence is MGLADASGPRDTQALLSATQAVELRRRDYHMERPLLNQEHLEELGRWGSAPRTRQWRTWLQCSHARARALLLQHLPVLVWLPRYPVRDWLLGDLLSGMSVAIMQLPQGLAYALLAGLPPVFGLYSSFYPVFIYFLFGTSRHISVGTFAVMSVMVGSVTESLAPQTLNDSTINETTRDAERVRVASTLSVLVGLFQVGLGLIHFGFLVTYLSEPLVRGYTTAAAVQVFVSQLKYVFGLHLSSHSGPLSLIYTVLEVCRKLPQSKVSTVVTAAVAGVVLLVVKLLNDKLRRQLPMPIPGELLMLIGATGISYGMGLKHIFGVDVVGNISAGLVPPVAPNTQLFSKLVGSAFTIAVVGFAIAISLGKIFALRHGYRVDSNQELVALGLSNLIGGIFQCFPVSCSMSRSLVQESTGGNSQVAGAISSLFILLIIVKLGELFRDLPKAVLAAIIIVNLKGMLRQLSDVCSFWKANQADLLIWLVTFAATILLNLDLGLMVSVVFSLLLVVVRTQMPHYSILGQVPDTDIYRDVAEYSEAKEVPGVKVFRSSATVYFANADFYSDALKQRCGVDVDFLISQKKKLLKKREQLKLKQLQKEKKLQKQAASSKGASVSINVNTSLEDMRSNNVEDCKVMQVSPGDKMEDATANGQEDSKAPDGSTLKALGLPQPDFHSLILDLGALSFVDTVCLKSLKNIFHDFRDIEVEVYMAACHSPVVSQLEAGHFFDASITKKHLFASVHDAVTFALQHPRPVPDSPVSVTRL, encoded by the exons ATGGGGCTGGCGGATGCGTCGGG ACCGAGGGACACGCAGGCACTGCTGTCTGCAACACAAGCAGTGGAGCTGCGGAGGCGAGACTACCACATGGAACGGCCGCTGCTGAACCAGGAGCATTTGGAGGAGCTGGGGCGCTGGGGCTCAGCACCTAGGACCCGCCAGTGGCGGACCTGGTTGCA GTGCTCCCATGCTCGGGCCCGTGCCCTTCTGCTCCAACACCTCCCGGTTTTGGTCTGGTTACCCCGGTATCCTGTGCGTGACTGGCTCCTAGGTGACCTTTTATCTGGCATGAGTGTGGCCATCATGCAGCTTCCACAGG GCTTGGCCTATGCCCTCCTGGCTGGATTGCCCCCCGTGTTCGGCCTCTATAGCTCCTTCTACCCCGTCTTCATCTACTTCCTGTTTGGCACTTCCCGGCACATCTCCGTGG GGACCTTTGCTGTCATGTCTGTGATGGTGGGCAGTGTGACAGAATCCCTGGCCCCGCAGACCTTGAACGACTCCACTATCAATGAGACAACCAGAGACGCTGAGCGGGTGCGGGTGGCTTCCACACTCAGTGTCCTGGTCGGCCTCTTCCAG GTGGGGCTGGGCCTGATCCACTTCGGCTTCCTGGTCACCTACCTGTCAGAGCCTCTTGTCCGAGGCTATACCACAGCTGCAGCTGTGCAGGTCTTCGTCTCACAGCTCAAGTATGTGTTTGGCCTCCATCTGAGCAGCCACTCTGGGCCACTGTCCCTCATCTAT ACAGTGCTGGAGGTCTGCCGGAAGCTGCCCCAGAGCAAGGTCAGCACGGTGGTCACTGCAGCTGTGGCTGGGGTTGTGCTCCTGGTGGTGAAGCTGTTGAATGACAAGCTGCGGCGGCAGCTGCCCATGCCGATACCCGGGGAGCTGCTCATG CTCATCGGGGCCACAGGCATCTCCTATGGCATGGGTCTGAAGCACATATTTGGGGTAGATGTCGTGGGCAACATCTCTGCAGG GCTAGTGCCCCCAGTGGCCCCCAACACCCAGCTGTTCTCAAAGCTCGTGGGCAGCGCCTTCACCATCGCTGTGGTTGGGTTCGCCATTGCCATCTCGCTGGGGAAGATCTTCGCCCTGAGGCATGGCTACCGGGTGGACAGCAACCAG GAGCTGGTGGCCCTGGGCCTCAGTAACCTCATTGGAGGCATCTTCCAGTGCTTCCCCGTGAGTTGCTCTATGTCTCGGAGCCTGGTACAGGAGAGCACCGGGGGCAACTCGCAG GTTGCTGGAGCCATCTCTTCCCTTTTCATCCTCCTCATCATTGTCAAACTTGGGGAACTCTTCCGTGACCTGCCCAAG GCGGTCCTGGCGGCCATCATCATTGTGAACTTGAAGGGCATGCTGCGGCAGCTCAGCGACGTGTGCTCCTTCTGGAAAGCCAATCAGGCAGATCTG CTCATCTGGCTGGTGACCTTCGCAGCCACCATCCTGCTGAACCTGGACCTTGGCCTGATGGTTTCGGTCGTCTTCTCCCTACTGCTTGTGGTGGTCCGGACACAGAT GCCCCACTACTCTATCCTGGGGCAGGTGCCAGACACGGATATTTACAGAGATGTGGCAGAGTACTCAGAG GCCAAGGAAGTCCCGGGAGTGAAGGTCTTCCGCTCCTCGGCCACCGTGTACTTTGCCAACGCTGACTTCTACAGTGATGCGCTGAAGCAGAGG TGCGGTGTGGATGTCGACTTCCTCATCTCCCAGAAGAAGAAACTGCTCAAGAAGCGGGAGCAGCTGAAGCTGAAGCAACTgcagaaagagaagaagcttCAGAAACAG GCTGCCTCCTCCAAGGGCGCTTCAGTTTCCATTAACGTCAACACCAGCCTTGAAGACATGAGGAGCAACAACGTTGAGGACTGCAAGGTGATG CAGGTGAGCCCAGGAGATAAGATGGAAGATGCAACAGCCAATGGTCAAGAAGACTCCAAGGCCCCAGATGGGTCCACACTGAAGGCCCTGGGCCTGCCTCAGCCAGACTTCCACAGCCTCATCCTGGACCTGGGTGCCCTCTCCTTCGTGGACACTGTGTGCCTCAAGAGCCTGAAGAAT ATTTTCCACGACTTCCGGGATATCGAGGTAGAGGTGTACATGGCGGCCTGCCACA GCCCTGTGGTCAGCCAGCTTGAGGCCGGGCACTTCTTCGATGCATCCATCACCAAGAAGCATCTCTTTGCTTC
- the SLC26A6 gene encoding solute carrier family 26 member 6 isoform X10: MGLADASGPRDTQALLSATQAVELRRRDYHMERPLLNQEHLEELGRWGSAPRTRQWRTWLQCSHARARALLLQHLPVLVWLPRYPVRDWLLGDLLSGMSVAIMQLPQGLAYALLAGLPPVFGLYSSFYPVFIYFLFGTSRHISVGTFAVMSVMVGSVTESLAPQTLNDSTINETTRDAERVRVASTLSVLVGLFQVGLGLIHFGFLVTYLSEPLVRGYTTAAAVQVFVSQLKYVFGLHLSSHSGPLSLIYTVLEVCRKLPQSKLIGATGISYGMGLKHIFGVDVVGNISAGLVPPVAPNTQLFSKLVGSAFTIAVVGFAIAISLGKIFALRHGYRVDSNQELVALGLSNLIGGIFQCFPVSCSMSRSLVQESTGGNSQVAGAISSLFILLIIVKLGELFRDLPKAVLAAIIIVNLKGMLRQLSDVCSFWKANQADLLIWLVTFAATILLNLDLGLMVSVVFSLLLVVVRTQMPHYSILGQVPDTDIYRDVAEYSEAKEVPGVKVFRSSATVYFANADFYSDALKQRCGVDVDFLISQKKKLLKKREQLKLKQLQKEKKLQKQAASSKGASVSINVNTSLEDMRSNNVEDCKVSPGDKMEDATANGQEDSKAPDGSTLKALGLPQPDFHSLILDLGALSFVDTVCLKSLKNIFHDFRDIEVEVYMAACHSPVVSQLEAGHFFDASITKKHLFASVHDAVTFALQHPRPVPDSPVSVTRL; the protein is encoded by the exons ATGGGGCTGGCGGATGCGTCGGG ACCGAGGGACACGCAGGCACTGCTGTCTGCAACACAAGCAGTGGAGCTGCGGAGGCGAGACTACCACATGGAACGGCCGCTGCTGAACCAGGAGCATTTGGAGGAGCTGGGGCGCTGGGGCTCAGCACCTAGGACCCGCCAGTGGCGGACCTGGTTGCA GTGCTCCCATGCTCGGGCCCGTGCCCTTCTGCTCCAACACCTCCCGGTTTTGGTCTGGTTACCCCGGTATCCTGTGCGTGACTGGCTCCTAGGTGACCTTTTATCTGGCATGAGTGTGGCCATCATGCAGCTTCCACAGG GCTTGGCCTATGCCCTCCTGGCTGGATTGCCCCCCGTGTTCGGCCTCTATAGCTCCTTCTACCCCGTCTTCATCTACTTCCTGTTTGGCACTTCCCGGCACATCTCCGTGG GGACCTTTGCTGTCATGTCTGTGATGGTGGGCAGTGTGACAGAATCCCTGGCCCCGCAGACCTTGAACGACTCCACTATCAATGAGACAACCAGAGACGCTGAGCGGGTGCGGGTGGCTTCCACACTCAGTGTCCTGGTCGGCCTCTTCCAG GTGGGGCTGGGCCTGATCCACTTCGGCTTCCTGGTCACCTACCTGTCAGAGCCTCTTGTCCGAGGCTATACCACAGCTGCAGCTGTGCAGGTCTTCGTCTCACAGCTCAAGTATGTGTTTGGCCTCCATCTGAGCAGCCACTCTGGGCCACTGTCCCTCATCTAT ACAGTGCTGGAGGTCTGCCGGAAGCTGCCCCAGAGCAAG CTCATCGGGGCCACAGGCATCTCCTATGGCATGGGTCTGAAGCACATATTTGGGGTAGATGTCGTGGGCAACATCTCTGCAGG GCTAGTGCCCCCAGTGGCCCCCAACACCCAGCTGTTCTCAAAGCTCGTGGGCAGCGCCTTCACCATCGCTGTGGTTGGGTTCGCCATTGCCATCTCGCTGGGGAAGATCTTCGCCCTGAGGCATGGCTACCGGGTGGACAGCAACCAG GAGCTGGTGGCCCTGGGCCTCAGTAACCTCATTGGAGGCATCTTCCAGTGCTTCCCCGTGAGTTGCTCTATGTCTCGGAGCCTGGTACAGGAGAGCACCGGGGGCAACTCGCAG GTTGCTGGAGCCATCTCTTCCCTTTTCATCCTCCTCATCATTGTCAAACTTGGGGAACTCTTCCGTGACCTGCCCAAG GCGGTCCTGGCGGCCATCATCATTGTGAACTTGAAGGGCATGCTGCGGCAGCTCAGCGACGTGTGCTCCTTCTGGAAAGCCAATCAGGCAGATCTG CTCATCTGGCTGGTGACCTTCGCAGCCACCATCCTGCTGAACCTGGACCTTGGCCTGATGGTTTCGGTCGTCTTCTCCCTACTGCTTGTGGTGGTCCGGACACAGAT GCCCCACTACTCTATCCTGGGGCAGGTGCCAGACACGGATATTTACAGAGATGTGGCAGAGTACTCAGAG GCCAAGGAAGTCCCGGGAGTGAAGGTCTTCCGCTCCTCGGCCACCGTGTACTTTGCCAACGCTGACTTCTACAGTGATGCGCTGAAGCAGAGG TGCGGTGTGGATGTCGACTTCCTCATCTCCCAGAAGAAGAAACTGCTCAAGAAGCGGGAGCAGCTGAAGCTGAAGCAACTgcagaaagagaagaagcttCAGAAACAG GCTGCCTCCTCCAAGGGCGCTTCAGTTTCCATTAACGTCAACACCAGCCTTGAAGACATGAGGAGCAACAACGTTGAGGACTGCAAG GTGAGCCCAGGAGATAAGATGGAAGATGCAACAGCCAATGGTCAAGAAGACTCCAAGGCCCCAGATGGGTCCACACTGAAGGCCCTGGGCCTGCCTCAGCCAGACTTCCACAGCCTCATCCTGGACCTGGGTGCCCTCTCCTTCGTGGACACTGTGTGCCTCAAGAGCCTGAAGAAT ATTTTCCACGACTTCCGGGATATCGAGGTAGAGGTGTACATGGCGGCCTGCCACA GCCCTGTGGTCAGCCAGCTTGAGGCCGGGCACTTCTTCGATGCATCCATCACCAAGAAGCATCTCTTTGCTTC
- the SLC26A6 gene encoding solute carrier family 26 member 6 isoform X8, with product MGLADASGPRDTQALLSATQAVELRRRDYHMERPLLNQEHLEELGRWGSAPRTRQWRTWLQCSHARARALLLQHLPVLVWLPRYPVRDWLLGDLLSGMSVAIMQLPQGLAYALLAGLPPVFGLYSSFYPVFIYFLFGTSRHISVGTFAVMSVMVGSVTESLAPQTLNDSTINETTRDAERVRVASTLSVLVGLFQVGLGLIHFGFLVTYLSEPLVRGYTTAAAVQVFVSQLKYVFGLHLSSHSGPLSLIYTVLEVCRKLPQSKLIGATGISYGMGLKHIFGVDVVGNISAGLVPPVAPNTQLFSKLVGSAFTIAVVGFAIAISLGKIFALRHGYRVDSNQELVALGLSNLIGGIFQCFPVSCSMSRSLVQESTGGNSQVAGAISSLFILLIIVKLGELFRDLPKAVLAAIIIVNLKGMLRQLSDVCSFWKANQADLLIWLVTFAATILLNLDLGLMVSVVFSLLLVVVRTQMPHYSILGQVPDTDIYRDVAEYSEAKEVPGVKVFRSSATVYFANADFYSDALKQRCGVDVDFLISQKKKLLKKREQLKLKQLQKEKKLQKQAASSKGASVSINVNTSLEDMRSNNVEDCKVMVSPGDKMEDATANGQEDSKAPDGSTLKALGLPQPDFHSLILDLGALSFVDTVCLKSLKNIFHDFRDIEVEVYMAACHSPVVSQLEAGHFFDASITKKHLFASVHDAVTFALQHPRPVPDSPVSVTRL from the exons ATGGGGCTGGCGGATGCGTCGGG ACCGAGGGACACGCAGGCACTGCTGTCTGCAACACAAGCAGTGGAGCTGCGGAGGCGAGACTACCACATGGAACGGCCGCTGCTGAACCAGGAGCATTTGGAGGAGCTGGGGCGCTGGGGCTCAGCACCTAGGACCCGCCAGTGGCGGACCTGGTTGCA GTGCTCCCATGCTCGGGCCCGTGCCCTTCTGCTCCAACACCTCCCGGTTTTGGTCTGGTTACCCCGGTATCCTGTGCGTGACTGGCTCCTAGGTGACCTTTTATCTGGCATGAGTGTGGCCATCATGCAGCTTCCACAGG GCTTGGCCTATGCCCTCCTGGCTGGATTGCCCCCCGTGTTCGGCCTCTATAGCTCCTTCTACCCCGTCTTCATCTACTTCCTGTTTGGCACTTCCCGGCACATCTCCGTGG GGACCTTTGCTGTCATGTCTGTGATGGTGGGCAGTGTGACAGAATCCCTGGCCCCGCAGACCTTGAACGACTCCACTATCAATGAGACAACCAGAGACGCTGAGCGGGTGCGGGTGGCTTCCACACTCAGTGTCCTGGTCGGCCTCTTCCAG GTGGGGCTGGGCCTGATCCACTTCGGCTTCCTGGTCACCTACCTGTCAGAGCCTCTTGTCCGAGGCTATACCACAGCTGCAGCTGTGCAGGTCTTCGTCTCACAGCTCAAGTATGTGTTTGGCCTCCATCTGAGCAGCCACTCTGGGCCACTGTCCCTCATCTAT ACAGTGCTGGAGGTCTGCCGGAAGCTGCCCCAGAGCAAG CTCATCGGGGCCACAGGCATCTCCTATGGCATGGGTCTGAAGCACATATTTGGGGTAGATGTCGTGGGCAACATCTCTGCAGG GCTAGTGCCCCCAGTGGCCCCCAACACCCAGCTGTTCTCAAAGCTCGTGGGCAGCGCCTTCACCATCGCTGTGGTTGGGTTCGCCATTGCCATCTCGCTGGGGAAGATCTTCGCCCTGAGGCATGGCTACCGGGTGGACAGCAACCAG GAGCTGGTGGCCCTGGGCCTCAGTAACCTCATTGGAGGCATCTTCCAGTGCTTCCCCGTGAGTTGCTCTATGTCTCGGAGCCTGGTACAGGAGAGCACCGGGGGCAACTCGCAG GTTGCTGGAGCCATCTCTTCCCTTTTCATCCTCCTCATCATTGTCAAACTTGGGGAACTCTTCCGTGACCTGCCCAAG GCGGTCCTGGCGGCCATCATCATTGTGAACTTGAAGGGCATGCTGCGGCAGCTCAGCGACGTGTGCTCCTTCTGGAAAGCCAATCAGGCAGATCTG CTCATCTGGCTGGTGACCTTCGCAGCCACCATCCTGCTGAACCTGGACCTTGGCCTGATGGTTTCGGTCGTCTTCTCCCTACTGCTTGTGGTGGTCCGGACACAGAT GCCCCACTACTCTATCCTGGGGCAGGTGCCAGACACGGATATTTACAGAGATGTGGCAGAGTACTCAGAG GCCAAGGAAGTCCCGGGAGTGAAGGTCTTCCGCTCCTCGGCCACCGTGTACTTTGCCAACGCTGACTTCTACAGTGATGCGCTGAAGCAGAGG TGCGGTGTGGATGTCGACTTCCTCATCTCCCAGAAGAAGAAACTGCTCAAGAAGCGGGAGCAGCTGAAGCTGAAGCAACTgcagaaagagaagaagcttCAGAAACAG GCTGCCTCCTCCAAGGGCGCTTCAGTTTCCATTAACGTCAACACCAGCCTTGAAGACATGAGGAGCAACAACGTTGAGGACTGCAAGGTGATG GTGAGCCCAGGAGATAAGATGGAAGATGCAACAGCCAATGGTCAAGAAGACTCCAAGGCCCCAGATGGGTCCACACTGAAGGCCCTGGGCCTGCCTCAGCCAGACTTCCACAGCCTCATCCTGGACCTGGGTGCCCTCTCCTTCGTGGACACTGTGTGCCTCAAGAGCCTGAAGAAT ATTTTCCACGACTTCCGGGATATCGAGGTAGAGGTGTACATGGCGGCCTGCCACA GCCCTGTGGTCAGCCAGCTTGAGGCCGGGCACTTCTTCGATGCATCCATCACCAAGAAGCATCTCTTTGCTTC